A stretch of DNA from Brevibacillus ruminantium:
GATCATGGCTGTTCCCGTCGCTCGGATCATCCCTTGGCCTGCCCCGAAGAGTGAAAGTGTCAAGGCGAGTGTCCAGAAATGGGCGGAAAGCGGGATCGCGAAGAACCCGATGGCATAGAGGGCCAGACCGAGGGTGAGGACCAGTGGCTCGCCCAGCCGCTTCACCATTTTGCCAATCAGTCCGCCCTGCACAAAGGCGGAGATAATGCCCATGACCAGGAACATGTTGCCCAAATCCTTCGAGGTAAAGCCATACAAGTCATTGATGTACAAAGCGAAGGTGGTTTCCAACCCGGAAAAGGCAAAGGAGACGATAAACATGATTCCGTACATCAGCGAGAGTGGACCGAAGACGACGGACAAGAGATTTCCCTGCTTCTCCCGTGCCACGCCCGTCCGTTTTTCTTTCGGCAAGCTTTCCGGCAGGGCAAACAAAATAATCAAAAAGGTTACAAAAGCAACACCGCCCGATGCAAAAAACGGGACAGCGAATCCAAACGGACTCAGGTATCCGCCGATCGCGGGACCAAATACAAAGCTGAGCCCGATTCCCGCACCGATAATCCCCATGCCCTTGGCCCGTTCGTCTGCGGGAAAAACATCCGCAACCATGGCTGTGACGGTTGGCAGTGCAGCCGCGGAAACAATTCCGCCCAATATCCGGTATACGAGCATTTCGGTATAGCTGCCAGCCATACCGAACAGGATAAACGTGATGGAAAAACCAAACAGGCCAAAGGCGATCAATGGTTTTCGCCCAATCCGGTCAGAAACAGATCCCCAGATAGGAGCAAACAGAAATTGCATGATGTTGTAGCTTGCGAACAGAATGCCTATTTGAAAGGAGGTTGCGCCGAGTTTTTCGGCAAAAAACGGTAGAATCGGTATGATGATCCCGAACCCCAGCATGGTTAAAAATGCGATCAAAAACAAGAGGGGAAGGTACTTCTTTTTCACACACACTTACCTCTTTCCGCCAAAAAAATTAGATGATGTTTCCACCTTACGTGAAGGTCTGGATGAAGTCAAGCAAGCCAGCGTTACGGATGGAGCGAGACGTGGTATACTGGGAGAATGACATACATTCGTCAAACGAAACAG
This window harbors:
- a CDS encoding MFS transporter, producing MKKKYLPLLFLIAFLTMLGFGIIIPILPFFAEKLGATSFQIGILFASYNIMQFLFAPIWGSVSDRIGRKPLIAFGLFGFSITFILFGMAGSYTEMLVYRILGGIVSAAALPTVTAMVADVFPADERAKGMGIIGAGIGLSFVFGPAIGGYLSPFGFAVPFFASGGVAFVTFLIILFALPESLPKEKRTGVAREKQGNLLSVVFGPLSLMYGIMFIVSFAFSGLETTFALYINDLYGFTSKDLGNMFLVMGIISAFVQGGLIGKMVKRLGEPLVLTLGLALYAIGFFAIPLSAHFWTLALTLSLFGAGQGMIRATGTAMITQRTRQGQGITSGAISSMDSLGRILGPLAGGAVYQWYLSGPFILGGVLMVIMLVLFRTRSHQLPERAEG